Proteins encoded by one window of Mycolicibacterium sp. ND9-15:
- the wrbA gene encoding NAD(P)H:quinone oxidoreductase: MTKLAVIYYSATGHGTKMAEHLAKAGERAGAEVKVRHIAETRNPQAFAENPAWSANYQATKDLPAATGDDIVWADAVIFGSPTRFASTASPFQTFMDSLGGLWAQGKLADKAYACYTSSQTTHGGQETTLVGLYISLMHFGGVLVPPGYTDGLKFADGNPYGVSHVTGPDNQNDLDDATLAALDHMATRIVTVAAKLAA; encoded by the coding sequence ATGACGAAGTTGGCTGTGATCTACTACTCGGCGACCGGACATGGCACGAAGATGGCCGAGCATCTCGCCAAGGCAGGCGAACGTGCCGGTGCAGAGGTCAAGGTGCGTCACATCGCCGAGACCAGAAATCCGCAGGCATTCGCCGAGAATCCGGCATGGTCGGCGAATTACCAAGCGACAAAAGATCTCCCGGCAGCAACCGGCGACGACATCGTCTGGGCCGATGCGGTTATCTTCGGCTCGCCCACGCGCTTCGCGAGCACCGCATCGCCGTTTCAGACATTCATGGACTCACTGGGCGGACTGTGGGCGCAGGGGAAGCTCGCCGACAAGGCATACGCCTGCTACACCTCCAGCCAGACGACGCACGGAGGCCAGGAGACCACGCTGGTCGGGTTGTACATCTCGTTGATGCACTTCGGCGGCGTGCTGGTGCCGCCGGGATACACCGACGGCCTGAAGTTCGCCGACGGCAACCCCTATGGCGTCAGCCACGTCACCGGGCCCGACAACCAGAACGATCTCGACGACGCCACGCTCGCCGCGCTTGACCATATGGCCACCCGCATCGTGACGGTCGCCGCGAAACTTGCCGCCTGA
- a CDS encoding DUF1918 domain-containing protein, translating into MKAQVGDWLVIKGLTVDRPERHGLITEVHSTDGSPPYVVHWLDDDHVATVFPGPDAIVVTAAEQHAADLRAEKRFESIQEDLRHRTKKDS; encoded by the coding sequence ATGAAGGCGCAAGTCGGAGACTGGTTGGTGATCAAGGGCCTCACGGTGGACCGACCGGAGCGGCACGGCCTGATCACCGAAGTGCACTCGACGGACGGTTCGCCCCCCTACGTGGTCCATTGGCTCGACGACGACCATGTGGCCACGGTCTTTCCGGGGCCGGACGCGATCGTCGTCACGGCTGCCGAGCAACACGCCGCGGACCTGCGGGCGGAGAAGCGTTTCGAATCGATTCAGGAGGATCTCAGGCATCGCACCAAGAAGGACTCGTGA
- the glsA gene encoding glutaminase A, with translation MAELVQRYLDQILADHVSSTDGALADYIPELARVDPDGFGLSLSLADGYVYESGDPTIEFTIQSVSKPFTYALALERIGRDAVDAKIGVEPSGEAFNVISVDEATKTPMNPMINAGAIAAVSLIPGATADERFNQIHEFYSACAGRQLAVDDDVYSSEKVTGSRNRAIAYMLQSFGVLDGDPDEILDVYVRQCSIKVTTTDLARMAATLARGGVEAVEERRVASAEVVQRTLSVMVTCGMYDAAGDWVSAVGMPAKSGVGGGIAAVLPGQLGIGVYSPRLDSKGNSVRGVEVCRALSANLGLHFLSVTRESRSTIRHTYDASPGVRVYELHGDLLFTGAEQVLRTLDQECGEFDVAILELSRIDDIDDAARRMLAGMRQSLSAAGKEGFVVDPDDVLRVTQQTYARVFGTLDEALNAARAHRAGSDG, from the coding sequence ATGGCCGAACTGGTGCAGCGGTACCTGGACCAGATTCTTGCTGACCACGTCTCCAGCACCGACGGGGCGCTGGCCGACTACATTCCCGAACTGGCCCGGGTCGACCCCGACGGATTCGGCCTGTCGTTGTCACTGGCGGACGGATACGTCTACGAATCCGGCGACCCGACAATCGAATTCACCATCCAGTCGGTGTCCAAGCCGTTCACCTATGCACTCGCACTGGAGCGTATCGGCCGCGACGCTGTCGACGCGAAGATCGGCGTGGAACCCTCCGGTGAGGCGTTCAACGTAATCAGTGTCGACGAGGCCACCAAGACGCCGATGAACCCGATGATCAACGCCGGTGCCATCGCCGCGGTCTCCCTGATACCCGGCGCCACTGCCGACGAACGGTTCAACCAGATACACGAGTTCTATTCGGCATGCGCAGGTCGCCAGCTTGCGGTCGACGATGACGTCTACTCCTCGGAGAAGGTGACCGGTAGCCGCAACCGCGCGATCGCCTACATGTTGCAGAGCTTCGGCGTGCTGGACGGCGACCCGGACGAGATCCTCGACGTGTATGTCCGGCAATGCTCGATCAAGGTGACCACCACCGATCTGGCCCGCATGGCCGCCACGCTCGCCCGCGGAGGCGTCGAAGCGGTTGAGGAGCGGCGCGTCGCCTCGGCGGAAGTGGTGCAGCGGACGCTGAGCGTGATGGTCACCTGCGGGATGTACGACGCGGCGGGAGACTGGGTGAGCGCCGTCGGTATGCCCGCGAAAAGTGGTGTCGGCGGCGGCATTGCGGCTGTGCTGCCCGGTCAACTCGGGATCGGCGTGTACTCACCGCGCCTGGACTCGAAGGGCAACAGCGTGCGCGGCGTCGAGGTGTGCCGTGCGCTGTCGGCCAACCTGGGACTGCACTTCCTCTCGGTCACCCGGGAATCCCGTTCGACGATCCGGCATACCTACGACGCCTCGCCCGGCGTCCGGGTCTACGAACTGCACGGTGACCTGTTGTTCACCGGCGCCGAGCAGGTCTTACGCACTCTCGATCAGGAGTGCGGGGAGTTCGACGTGGCGATTCTGGAGTTGTCGCGGATCGACGACATCGACGACGCCGCCCGCCGGATGCTCGCCGGCATGCGCCAATCCCTCAGCGCGGCAGGCAAAGAGGGCTTTGTGGTGGATCCCGACGATGTGCTCAGAGTAACTCAGCAGACGTACGCGAGGGTGTTCGGCACGCTCGACGAGGCGCTGAACGCGGCCAGGGCTCATCGCGCCGGCTCAGACGGGTAG
- a CDS encoding adenylate/guanylate cyclase domain-containing protein produces MTASKSVAQRLGRVLETVSRQSGRLTGAPDYGSWVLGKASESQPRRRIRIQLILTTIVVIANLIGIGVAILVVTITFPIPSVFDPEVRWITAIVAPAYILIALVIGVIWATRRVINNVRWSIEGRAPTLQDQRNTFYAPWRLTRVLLALWGVGAALLTVLYALDDARYIPKVALGITFPGIVVSAGCYLFTEFALRPVAAQALEAGRPPRRFAAGIMGRTMLVWALGSGVPMLGILLSAVITLSLRNVTPTQFTVAVIILALFALAFGFVLMWILSWLTATPLRTVRSALKQVERGDMSCDLVVFDGTELGELQRGFNSMVQGLKERERLRDLFGRHVGREVAAAAEMQRPKLGGEERHVAVLFVDIIGSTRLVTAKPATEVVGLLNRFFSVVVEEVDRHHGFVNKFEGDGAMAVFGAPNRLDRPEDEALSAARAIAHRVSAEVPACEAGIGVAAGEAVAGNVGAKERFEYTVIGEPVNVAARLCELAKETPDHLLASSAAVSGASESERTHWRFGNEVTLRGHDEPTGLALPV; encoded by the coding sequence ATGACTGCCAGCAAGAGCGTCGCGCAGCGGCTGGGTCGCGTCCTGGAGACGGTGAGCCGCCAGAGCGGGCGGCTGACCGGCGCCCCCGACTACGGATCGTGGGTATTGGGTAAGGCCTCCGAGAGCCAACCGCGGCGTCGAATCAGGATCCAGCTCATCCTGACCACAATCGTCGTCATCGCCAACCTGATCGGCATCGGTGTCGCGATCCTGGTCGTCACCATCACGTTCCCGATCCCGAGCGTCTTCGACCCGGAGGTCCGCTGGATCACCGCCATCGTGGCGCCTGCCTACATCCTTATCGCTCTGGTGATCGGCGTGATCTGGGCAACCCGCCGGGTCATCAACAACGTGCGGTGGTCCATCGAGGGCCGCGCTCCGACACTGCAGGACCAGCGCAACACGTTCTACGCTCCATGGCGCCTGACGCGGGTGCTGCTGGCGCTGTGGGGCGTGGGGGCGGCGCTGCTCACCGTGCTCTACGCCTTGGACGACGCGAGATACATCCCCAAGGTCGCACTGGGCATCACCTTCCCTGGCATCGTGGTATCCGCCGGCTGCTACTTGTTCACCGAATTCGCGCTGCGGCCCGTTGCGGCCCAGGCACTCGAGGCGGGTCGCCCGCCGCGACGGTTCGCCGCCGGGATCATGGGCCGCACGATGCTGGTGTGGGCGCTGGGCTCCGGGGTTCCGATGCTCGGCATCCTTCTCTCGGCGGTCATCACCCTGTCGCTGCGAAACGTCACCCCGACGCAGTTCACTGTGGCGGTGATCATCCTGGCGCTGTTCGCGCTGGCCTTCGGCTTCGTGTTGATGTGGATCCTGTCCTGGCTCACGGCGACACCGCTGCGGACCGTGCGCTCAGCACTCAAGCAAGTCGAGCGGGGCGACATGAGTTGCGATCTTGTCGTCTTCGACGGAACGGAGCTCGGCGAGCTGCAGCGTGGATTCAACTCGATGGTCCAGGGGCTGAAGGAGCGCGAGCGCCTGCGCGACCTGTTCGGCCGTCACGTCGGACGCGAGGTCGCGGCGGCCGCGGAAATGCAGCGACCCAAGCTCGGCGGTGAGGAACGCCATGTCGCCGTGCTCTTCGTCGACATCATCGGCTCGACGAGGTTGGTGACGGCCAAACCTGCGACCGAGGTCGTCGGCCTGCTGAACCGGTTCTTCTCGGTTGTGGTGGAGGAGGTCGACCGCCACCACGGCTTTGTCAACAAGTTCGAGGGCGACGGGGCGATGGCCGTCTTCGGCGCCCCCAACCGCCTCGACCGCCCCGAGGACGAAGCGCTGTCCGCCGCCAGGGCGATCGCGCACCGGGTTAGCGCCGAGGTACCCGCGTGCGAGGCGGGAATCGGGGTGGCGGCGGGTGAGGCGGTGGCCGGCAACGTCGGCGCCAAGGAGCGCTTCGAGTACACCGTGATCGGCGAACCCGTCAACGTGGCGGCGCGGCTGTGCGAACTGGCCAAGGAGACTCCCGACCACCTGCTCGCGTCCTCGGCTGCGGTGTCCGGTGCCAGCGAAAGTGAGCGAACCCATTGGAGATTTGGCAATGAGGTGACCCTGCGCGGGCACGACGAGCCGACGGGGTTGGCCCTACCCGTCTGA
- a CDS encoding IS1380 family transposase, producing MKNIVAGSRVKVSADGHGVVSHAGMGMLRELADRTGLSAQVTAALADTYRGPWVYAPGEVFADLAAAVADGADCIDGVGQLCGDREHVFGAKASTTTMWRLIDERIDAAHLPAVRAARDAARAAAWAAGAAPAAGEWLHIDIDATLVIDHSDNKAGATPTWKKTFGLHPLLAFLDRPEISGGEALAGLLRTGNAGSNTASDHVIVLAQALAALPAAWQPDPDHCDDPDKPNVLVRCDTAGATHKFADACRTAGVGFSFGYPVDIRVQDAVDTLNLAEGWYPAIDTHGGIRDGAWVAEATTLVNLSAWPPGTRLILRKERPHPGAQLRFTDTDGMRVTAFITDTPAGVIPGQVAGLELRHRQHARIEDRIRELKATGLRNLPCQSFWANAAWLEIALAAADLVTWTRLIGFRSHPGLARAEITTFRYRVLHVAARITHGARQLRLRLDATWRWAAAIATAWQHIRTAFG from the coding sequence GTGAAGAATATCGTGGCCGGTTCGCGGGTGAAAGTGTCGGCTGATGGGCATGGGGTCGTGTCGCACGCCGGGATGGGCATGCTGCGCGAACTCGCCGACCGGACCGGCCTATCAGCGCAGGTCACCGCCGCGTTGGCCGACACCTACCGGGGTCCGTGGGTGTACGCGCCCGGGGAGGTGTTCGCTGACCTGGCCGCCGCGGTCGCTGACGGGGCCGATTGCATCGACGGCGTTGGCCAGCTGTGCGGGGACCGTGAGCACGTGTTCGGTGCGAAGGCGTCGACGACCACGATGTGGCGGCTGATTGATGAACGGATCGACGCCGCGCACCTACCGGCCGTGCGCGCCGCACGTGATGCGGCCCGGGCGGCGGCCTGGGCCGCTGGCGCTGCCCCGGCGGCCGGAGAATGGCTGCATATCGACATCGACGCCACCTTGGTGATCGATCATTCCGACAACAAGGCCGGCGCTACACCGACCTGGAAGAAGACGTTCGGTCTTCATCCGCTGCTGGCGTTTCTGGATCGCCCCGAGATTTCCGGTGGGGAAGCCCTGGCCGGGCTGCTGCGCACCGGTAACGCCGGCTCCAACACCGCCTCTGATCACGTCATCGTCCTGGCCCAGGCGCTGGCCGCCCTGCCCGCGGCGTGGCAGCCCGACCCCGATCATTGCGACGACCCCGATAAGCCGAACGTGCTGGTGCGCTGCGACACCGCCGGGGCCACCCACAAATTCGCCGACGCCTGCCGCACCGCCGGGGTCGGGTTCTCCTTCGGCTACCCCGTCGACATCCGGGTGCAGGACGCGGTGGACACCCTCAACCTCGCCGAGGGCTGGTACCCGGCGATCGACACCCACGGCGGCATCCGCGACGGCGCCTGGGTCGCTGAGGCCACCACCTTGGTCAACCTGTCTGCCTGGCCGCCCGGGACCCGACTGATCCTGCGTAAAGAACGCCCGCATCCCGGGGCCCAGCTGCGGTTCACCGACACCGACGGGATGCGGGTCACCGCGTTCATCACCGACACACCCGCCGGTGTCATCCCCGGACAGGTCGCCGGCCTGGAACTGCGCCACCGCCAACACGCCCGCATCGAAGACCGCATCCGCGAACTCAAAGCCACCGGCCTGCGTAACCTGCCGTGTCAGTCCTTCTGGGCCAACGCCGCCTGGCTGGAAATCGCCCTCGCCGCCGCCGATCTGGTCACCTGGACCCGGCTCATCGGCTTTCGCAGCCATCCCGGCCTGGCCCGCGCCGAGATCACCACGTTCCGCTACCGGGTCCTGCACGTGGCCGCCCGCATCACCCACGGCGCCCGCCAACTGCGACTACGCCTCGACGCCACCTGGCGCTGGGCCGCAGCGATCGCGACCGCCTGGCAACACATCCGCACCGCCTTCGGATAG
- the nucS gene encoding endonuclease NucS: MRLVIAQCTVDYVGRLTAHLPSARRLLLVKADGSVSVHADDRAYKPLNWMSPPCRLTEDNTGSTTVWVVENKVGEQLRITVEDIEHDSSHELGVDPGLVKDGVEAHLQELLAEHVELLGKGYTLVRREYMTAIGPVDLLCRDENGGSVAVEIKRRGEIDGVEQLTRYLELLNRDSLLAPVTGIFAAQQIKPQARTLAVDRGIRCVTLDYDQMRGMDSDEFRLF, translated from the coding sequence GTGCGTCTCGTGATCGCCCAATGCACCGTTGACTACGTCGGACGTCTGACCGCACATCTGCCTTCGGCACGGCGCCTGCTGCTGGTGAAGGCGGACGGTTCGGTCAGCGTGCACGCCGACGACCGCGCGTACAAGCCGTTGAACTGGATGAGCCCGCCGTGTCGTCTCACCGAGGACAACACCGGGTCCACTACGGTCTGGGTAGTCGAGAACAAGGTCGGTGAGCAGTTGCGGATCACCGTCGAGGACATCGAGCACGACTCCAGCCACGAACTCGGTGTCGATCCGGGTCTGGTCAAGGACGGGGTCGAGGCTCATCTGCAGGAGCTGTTGGCCGAACACGTCGAGCTGCTGGGGAAGGGCTACACGTTGGTGCGACGCGAGTACATGACTGCGATCGGCCCCGTCGACCTGCTCTGCCGCGACGAGAACGGTGGTTCGGTGGCCGTGGAGATCAAGCGCCGCGGCGAGATCGACGGGGTCGAACAACTCACCCGCTACCTCGAACTACTCAACCGCGACAGCCTGCTCGCCCCGGTGACGGGGATCTTCGCGGCCCAGCAGATCAAGCCGCAGGCGCGCACGCTGGCCGTCGACCGTGGGATCCGCTGTGTGACGCTGGATTATGACCAGATGCGCGGCATGGACAGCGACGAGTTCCGGCTGTTTTGA